CTTTGCCGCTATGACCACCGGCATCAGCCAGAAGCGGCACAATATGCTGCTGACGTAGCGCCAACAACTCGCGGGTAAACGCCAGCCACGCCTGGCCCTCTGGCGTTTCCAGCTTGTTCCAGTCGAGCTTCGAACGGGTAAATGTCTGCTCATCGTTGGGGTCGGGTACTTCTTCGTCATGTCCGGCGTGGCCGGTAAACTCTTTCGCACGACCCTCACGCACTGCTTTGGCCAAATCGCCGTGGAAATCGGTGAAGAACAGGAACGGATTAGTTTCGCCATACTCTTCACCCATAAACATCAGAGGGATATGTGGTGAAAGCAGCAGTGTGGCGAGCAGCACTTTGGTGCGATCGCTGCCTGCAAGGTTAATCAAGCGATCGCCCTGCGCGCGGTTCCCCACCTGGTCGTGATTCTGGATAAAATCCACAAACGCCACCGGCGGCTGGCTGGCGCTGGGCACACCGCGCCGCTGACCACTCTGCGGCGAAAGCTCGCCCTGATAGGCAAAACCTTCGGTGAGCACGCGTGCCACCAATTTTTCTGGTACGTCGGCAAAATCCTGGTAATAGGCGTGCGTTTCACCGGTTGCAAACACGTGTACCGCATTGTGGAAGTCATCGTTCCACTCGCCGCTGAACAAGGGCGCCTGACCTTGCCGATCGCGCGGATGCAGGAAGATGACATTGCGGCTATCTTCGGTCGTGAGGTGGATAGGGCGTTCGGGAATGGCCTGGCGAATGCGCTCGGCAATGTCGATCAGCACATGTTTGCTGGAACTGTCTTCAATTTGATCGATGGCATCGAAACGCAAACCATCAAGATTGAACTCCTGCAGCCAGTAAAGCGGCGCTTCCACGATATAACGCCGTGCCGCATCCACATCATAAGCAATGCCTGCGCCCCAGGGCGTCATGCGTTCCTGATGGAAAAATGCGGGCGCCAGCAGCGGCAGGTAGTTGCCTTCGGGGCCAAAATGGTTGAGCACGATATCCAGCACCACCGATAAACCGTGCGCGTGCGCGGCATCGATAAACGCTTTGAAATCATCAGGCGATCCGTAAGCCGCGTGGGGCGCATAGAGCAGGACGCCGTCATAACCCCAGCCGCGATTACCGCCAAACTGCGCAACGGGCAGCACTTCCAGCTGGGTGATACCTAGTTCGGCCAGCCACGGTAATTTGGCGATCGCCGCCTGAAACGTTCCTTCAGGCGTAAAAGTGCCAATGTGCAGTTCGTATACCACCGTTTCGTGCCATGGACGCCCTTGCCAGTGGGTGTGTTGCCAGCGGTAGTGTTTGGGATCGATCACCAAAGAGGCACCGTTAACCTCAGCTTTCTGCGCACGTGCGGCAGGATCCGGCACCACTGTACCGTCGGCCAGCACAAAGTTGTATTCTGCGCCCGGTGCCACGTCGTTGACGTTCAACTCAAACCAACCGTCTCCCA
The sequence above is a segment of the Candidatus Pantoea floridensis genome. Coding sequences within it:
- the treZ gene encoding malto-oligosyltrehalose trehalohydrolase; the encoded protein is MEFRSFEKSWGAEILADGSVRFRVWAPGQQQITLSVADHDRTMTQVGDGWFELNVNDVAPGAEYNFVLADGTVVPDPAARAQKAEVNGASLVIDPKHYRWQHTHWQGRPWHETVVYELHIGTFTPEGTFQAAIAKLPWLAELGITQLEVLPVAQFGGNRGWGYDGVLLYAPHAAYGSPDDFKAFIDAAHAHGLSVVLDIVLNHFGPEGNYLPLLAPAFFHQERMTPWGAGIAYDVDAARRYIVEAPLYWLQEFNLDGLRFDAIDQIEDSSSKHVLIDIAERIRQAIPERPIHLTTEDSRNVIFLHPRDRQGQAPLFSGEWNDDFHNAVHVFATGETHAYYQDFADVPEKLVARVLTEGFAYQGELSPQSGQRRGVPSASQPPVAFVDFIQNHDQVGNRAQGDRLINLAGSDRTKVLLATLLLSPHIPLMFMGEEYGETNPFLFFTDFHGDLAKAVREGRAKEFTGHAGHDEEVPDPNDEQTFTRSKLDWNKLETPEGQAWLAFTRELLALRQQHIVPLLADAGGHSGKVLATAEGFIAVSWHFPQGELSLALNIGKHHQPLPDMPGRTIFAWPQQAEALPQHAIVVRLDQGATK